From the genome of Novipirellula aureliae, one region includes:
- a CDS encoding PEP-CTERM sorting domain-containing protein, translating into MKFWKCVVPLVAMIVAGSSASADVFTYLGDTGGASNLNVVANWSTGGSPATGLPVSGDTANVNVDATWPNTSAALGLIVGGDLIFDGGITVTAATDVVGTTPDSVTFNNVTVNVGDDIFTGGAGGNFIFNDGSVTNVDDDFQANGGGTITINGGTHLNGIAPQGTAQFGAQNASTMNVNGGTITTGIFGVGDTGLMTIGGSAVLSGGGDTTTLAGTIDVSDAWTGSWTIDGLVGTAWRSEVIGGGWLLDGNIVDETIFDSGFLVTNSGQTLSLAPSAVPEPGSLAVLGLCGVGMIVRRRRQK; encoded by the coding sequence ATGAAATTTTGGAAATGTGTGGTACCGTTGGTGGCAATGATCGTCGCCGGCTCGTCCGCCTCGGCTGATGTATTTACCTATCTTGGGGATACTGGGGGTGCCAGTAACCTCAATGTTGTGGCGAACTGGTCCACAGGGGGATCGCCTGCAACGGGATTGCCTGTATCCGGTGACACGGCCAATGTGAATGTTGACGCGACTTGGCCAAATACCTCAGCTGCCCTTGGTTTAATCGTGGGCGGTGACCTTATTTTTGATGGCGGTATTACGGTGACAGCGGCTACAGACGTTGTGGGCACAACCCCTGACAGCGTTACATTCAATAATGTAACGGTTAACGTCGGTGACGACATCTTCACAGGCGGCGCGGGCGGCAACTTCATTTTCAACGACGGCTCGGTCACTAACGTGGATGATGATTTCCAAGCCAATGGCGGCGGCACCATCACGATTAATGGTGGCACCCACTTAAACGGAATTGCCCCTCAAGGTACCGCGCAGTTCGGTGCCCAGAACGCCAGCACTATGAATGTCAATGGCGGTACGATCACAACGGGGATATTTGGCGTCGGGGACACTGGCCTTATGACTATCGGCGGCTCGGCGGTGCTTTCTGGCGGTGGCGATACCACGACGCTCGCGGGCACTATCGATGTCTCGGATGCTTGGACCGGTTCATGGACCATTGATGGACTCGTCGGCACCGCTTGGCGCAGCGAAGTCATCGGTGGCGGTTGGCTACTCGATGGCAACATCGTCGATGAAACCATCTTTGACAGTGGTTTCCTTGTAACAAACAGCGGGCAAACGCTTTCGCTTGCCCCTAGCGCAGTTCCAGAGCCCGGCTCGTTGGCGGTTCTTGGACTTTGCGGGGTCGGCATGATTGTTCGCCGTCGTCGTCAAAAGTAA